The following are from one region of the Quercus robur chromosome 1, dhQueRobu3.1, whole genome shotgun sequence genome:
- the LOC126717436 gene encoding LEAF RUST 10 DISEASE-RESISTANCE LOCUS RECEPTOR-LIKE PROTEIN KINASE-like 2.1: MLVADVMVEQAYVYLTRMENSSVPLQRKLPRKKHSDKDTLFSLVSAEFDLQVYVSDACSSCYGRGGLCELEQNGKFHCAIADKVTITLFIGIGALMVIVCYFWRKFSSIKIINFWKKKNLTHKSVEAFLRNHEPLVIRRYIYSNIKSMTKSFNNKLGQRGYGCVYKGQLQDGCFMAVKVLEESKGNGEEFINEVASISRTSHVNIVTLKGFCSEGSKRALIYELMPNGSLENYGMMVLEMVGGRKNVDVTVNFSSEIYFPHWIYKHLELNEELGLLRLLKEGDEDYARKMIIVSLWCIQIDPSNRPSMSRVVEMLEGSLNSLQIPPKPFLFSPPRRSLTNSSIEMLSIQ; this comes from the exons ATGCTTGTAGCAGATGTTATGGTGGAGCAGGCCTATGTGTACTTGACAAGAATGGAAAATTCCAGTGTGCCATTGCAAAGAAAG CTCCCAAGAAAAAAGCATTCAGATAAAGATACACTGTTTTCACTCGTAAGTGCTGAGTTCGACCTTCAAGTGTATGTATCGGATGCTTGCAGCAGTTGTTATGGTCGGGGAGGTCTATGTGAACTCGAACAGAATGGAAAGTTTCATTGTGCCATTGCAGACAAAG tTACAATCACTTTATTTATTGGAATTGGAGCTCTGATGGTTATAGTTTGCTACTTTTGGAGAAAGTTCTCATCAATTaagattattaatttttggaagaagaaaaatctaacTCATAAGAGTGTCGAGGCCTTTCTAAGGAATCATGAACCTCTTGTTATTAGAAGATACatatattcaaatataaagtCAATGACCAAGTcctttaataataaattaggCCAAAGGGGCTATGGTTGTGTCTATAAGGGGCAATTACAAGATGGTTGTTTTATGGCAGTGAAGGTTCTGGAAGAATCGAAAGGTAATGGAGAGGAATTCATTAACGAGGTTGCAAGTATTAGCAGGACTTCCCATGTTAACATTGTCACTCTTAAGGGCTTTTGCTCTGAGGGATCTAAAAGAGCTCTTATCTACGAGCTTATGCCTAATGGATCTCTTGAGAA CTATGGAATGATGGTCTTAGAAATGGTGGGAGGCCGAAAGAATGTTGATGTTACCGTTAATTTTTCAAGTGAAATATATTTTCCACATTGGATTTACAAGCATCTTGAACTAAATGAAGAATTGGGACTGCTCCGCCTTTTAAAGGAAGGAGATGAAGACTATGCAAGGAAGATGATAATAGTGAGTTTGTGGTGCATACAAATTGACCCCTCAAACCGACCATCAATGAGTAGGGTGGTGGAAATGTTGGAAGGGAGTCTTAACTCCTTGCAAATCCCCCCCAAACCTTTCCTATTTTCTCCACCAAGAAGATCATTGACGAATTCTTCAATTGAAATGTTATCAATACAATAG
- the LOC126717513 gene encoding PR5-like receptor kinase yields the protein MTKSFNDKLGQGGYGSVYKGTLQDGTFVAVKVLIKETKDNGEEFVNEVASISRTSHVNIVTLKGFCVEGSKRALIYELMPNGSLEKFIYKGNPSNSNHQLGWETLYKISIGIARGLEYLHRGCNTQILHFDIKPHNILLDENFFPKISDFGLAKICPREKSNISMVGARGTTGYIAPEVFCRNFGGISHKSDVYSYGMMVLEMVGGRKNVDVSVDFSSEIYFPHWIYKHLELNEELGLPGFLNEGDEESTRKMIMMSLWCIQTNPSNRPSMSRVVEMLEGSLNSLQIPPKPYLFSPPRRSPTESSTIMLSIQ from the coding sequence ATGACCAAGTCCTTTAATGATAAATTAGGCCAAGGGGGCTATGGTAGTGTCTATAAGGGGACATTACAAGATGGCACTTTTGTAGCAGTGAAGGTTCTGATCAAAGAAACGAAAGATAATGGAGAGGAGTTTGTTAATGAGGTTGCAAGCATTAGTAGGACCTCTCATGTTAACATTGTCACTCTTAAGGGATTTTGTGTTGAGGGTTCTAAAAGGGCTCTTATCTATGAGCTTATGCCTAATGGATCTCTTGAGAAGTTCATATATAAAGGAAATCCCTCAAATTCTAATCATCAGTTGGGTTGGGAAACATTATACAAGATTTCAATCGGCATTGCACGAGGCTTAGAGTACTTGCATAGAGGTTGCAACacacaaattttgcattttgataTAAAGCCTCACAACATTCTATTGgatgagaatttttttccaaagaTTTCTGATTTTGGCCTCGCAAAAATATGTCCTAGAGAAAAGAGTAATATATCAATGGTGGGTGCAAGAGGGACTACAGGATATATAGCTCCTGAAGtattttgtagaaattttgGAGGGATCTCTCACAAGTCAGATGTCTATAGCTATGGAATGATGGTTTTAGAAATGGTGGGAGGCCGAAAGAATGTTGATGTTAGTGTTGATTTTTCAAGTGAAATATATTTTCCACATTGGATTTACAAGCATCTTGAACTAAATGAAGAGTTAGGACTGCCAGGATTTTTAAATGAAGGAGATGAAGAAAGTACAAGaaagatgataatgatgagtttgtggTGCATACAAACTAACCCCTCAAACCGACCATCAATGAGTAGAGTGGTGGAAATGTTGGAAGGGAGTCTCAATTCCTTGCAAATCCCTCCTAAACCTTACTTGTTTTCTCCACCAAGAAGATCACCGACAGAGTCTTCAACTATAATGCTGTCAATACAATAG